One part of the Eulemur rufifrons isolate Redbay chromosome 16, OSU_ERuf_1, whole genome shotgun sequence genome encodes these proteins:
- the TAS2R42 gene encoding LOW QUALITY PROTEIN: taste receptor type 2 member 42 (The sequence of the model RefSeq protein was modified relative to this genomic sequence to represent the inferred CDS: inserted 3 bases in 3 codons; substituted 4 bases at 4 genomic stop codons), with the protein MFTXLXKIFLILARAEFVIRMPGHVLIALVNCSEWVKNQXVSSADFILTCLAIFRISQLLVSLFESCILGLGSPFHTSXTLAKPIGMLWSVMNHLTAWPATWLSFLLLLENPLPHPLFLWPRWRMTRVIVVLVVLVLLLIFCLFSMSFSFLLLEMFADPWLNASMLDKSNLSLYLDVPKTLCVNNLALLTLTYFIPLILTLTSLVLLFXSLVRHTRNXQLSSLDPRDSSTEAHKRTMRVVMSFLFLFIVHFFPAQVASWIFSMFWNNKYAKFVMLAINVFSSGYSFILILGNSXLRQAALRILWHCKSHLKRSKPLGF; encoded by the exons ATGTTCACTTGATTGTAGAAAATCTTTCTGATCCTGGCAAGAGCAGAATTCGTAATCAGAATGCCGGGGCATGTGCTCATTGCACTGGTCAACTGCTCTGAGTGGGTCAAGAACC ACGTGTCCTCAGCTGACTTCATCCTCACCTGCTTGGCCATCTTCAGAATCAGTCAGCTGTTGGTGTCACTGTTTGAGTCATGTATATTGGGACTTGGTTCACCTTTTCATACCTCTTGAACACTAGCAAAACCTATTGGTATGCTTTGGAGTGTAATGAATCACTTGACTGCCTGGCCTGCCACCTGGCTCAGCTTTCTACTTCTTTTAGAGAACCCACTTCCCCACCCTCTTTTCCTCTGGCCAAGGTGGAGAATGACCAGAGTGATTGTTGTGCTTGTTGTGCTTGTTTTGCTccttatattttgtttgttctcaATGAGTTTCAGTTTCCTGTTGTTGGAAATGTTTGCTGATCCTTGGTTGAATGCCTCTATGCTAGATAAAAGTAATCTGTCTTTATATTTAGATGTACCTAAAACTCTCTGTGTTAACAACCTGGCTCTTCTTACCTTGACCTATTTTATCCCCCTCATTCTGACTCTGACCTCACTGGTCCTTTTAT GGTCCTTGGTGAGACACACTAGAAATTAGCAGCTCAGCTCCCTGGACCCTAGAGACTCCAGCACAGAGGCCCACAAGAGGACCATGAGAGTGGTGatgtcttttctcttcctcttcatagTTCATTTTTTCCCCGCACAAGTGGCAAGTTggatattttctatgttttggaACAATAAGTATGCAAAGTTTGTCATGTTAGCAATAAATGTCTTTTCCTCAGGCTACTCATTTATTCTGATTCTGGGAAACA AGCTGAGACAGGCAGCCTTGAGGATACTGTGGCATTGTAAGAGTCACTTGAAAAGATCAAAACCTTTGGGTTTCTAG